A genomic stretch from Petrimonas mucosa includes:
- a CDS encoding polysaccharide deacetylase family protein yields MLIEQPPQAYRMLFPGAVWRIGEPGRKRVFLTFDDGPIPEVTPWVLDQLDHYDIKATFFCVGDNVRKHPDLFRQVIEKGHHVGNHTFNHLQGWKHTPKKFLENTDLARELINSPLFRPPHGHMRIKQCRELQQAGYRVVMWDVVTRDYSRFLTPQQVLGNVRHYTRNGSIIVFHDSLKAERNLREALPRSIEWLLAEGYSFGLIPMRDTLEYPVEMTEAI; encoded by the coding sequence ATGTTAATAGAGCAACCACCCCAGGCTTACAGGATGCTGTTTCCCGGCGCGGTCTGGCGAATCGGGGAGCCTGGACGGAAACGAGTTTTCCTCACTTTTGACGACGGACCGATTCCCGAGGTAACCCCATGGGTACTCGACCAGTTGGACCACTACGACATCAAGGCCACCTTCTTCTGTGTTGGCGACAACGTGCGCAAGCACCCCGACCTCTTCCGGCAGGTGATCGAAAAGGGACATCATGTGGGGAACCACACCTTCAACCATCTGCAGGGATGGAAACACACCCCCAAAAAGTTCCTCGAGAACACCGACCTGGCACGCGAGCTGATCAACTCACCGCTCTTCCGGCCCCCGCACGGACATATGCGGATAAAGCAGTGCCGGGAGCTGCAACAGGCCGGCTACAGGGTTGTCATGTGGGACGTTGTTACCCGCGACTACAGCCGGTTCCTCACCCCGCAACAGGTGCTGGGCAATGTGAGACACTATACCCGGAACGGCTCGATCATTGTCTTTCACGATTCACTGAAAGCAGAGAGGAACCTCCGCGAGGCACTTCCCAGGTCAATCGAGTGGCTACTGGCAGAGGGATACTCGTTCGGACTGATCCCGATGAGGGATACACTGGAATACCCGGTCGAAATGACCGAAGCGATCTGA
- a CDS encoding 3-keto-disaccharide hydrolase, which translates to MKRKELIIVAGLIFLLPLNAQEKKYPEPAPMTPAMTEYWQPQPQVVTPDPVPSDAILLFDGKDLSQWESVKGGPAEWTVENGVFTVKRGTGDIQTKRKFGDFQLHIEWRIPEGIQGESQGRGNSGLFLQGIYEIQILDSYKNETYVNGQAASIYKQTPPLVNAMRKPGEWNSYDIIYTAPTFKKDGTYRTPPTVTVLHNGIVVQNHTIIRGTTPYIGLPEVEVHGDGPIRLQDHGDPVSFRNIWIREL; encoded by the coding sequence ATGAAACGGAAAGAGCTGATCATTGTGGCAGGATTGATCTTCCTGCTCCCTCTAAACGCACAGGAAAAGAAGTATCCAGAACCGGCACCCATGACCCCGGCGATGACCGAGTACTGGCAACCGCAACCACAGGTAGTAACCCCCGACCCCGTCCCGTCGGATGCCATCCTCCTCTTCGACGGCAAGGACCTTTCGCAGTGGGAGAGCGTCAAAGGCGGCCCTGCAGAATGGACGGTAGAGAACGGCGTTTTCACCGTGAAGAGAGGAACGGGCGATATCCAGACGAAACGGAAGTTTGGCGACTTCCAGCTGCACATCGAGTGGCGCATACCGGAAGGGATCCAGGGCGAAAGCCAGGGTCGCGGCAACAGCGGACTCTTCCTGCAGGGAATCTACGAGATCCAGATCCTCGACAGCTACAAGAACGAAACCTATGTGAACGGACAGGCGGCCAGCATCTACAAGCAGACACCTCCCCTGGTGAACGCCATGCGGAAACCGGGCGAGTGGAACAGTTACGATATCATCTATACCGCGCCCACCTTCAAGAAAGACGGCACCTACCGCACACCTCCCACTGTCACCGTGCTGCATAACGGCATCGTGGTCCAGAACCATACGATCATCCGCGGCACCACCCCCTATATCGGACTTCCCGAGGTAGAGGTACATGGCGACGGCCCCATCCGGTTGCAGGATCACGGCGATCCGGTCAGCTTCAGGAACATCTGGATTCGAGAGTTGTGA